One genomic window of Candidatus Pseudobacter hemicellulosilyticus includes the following:
- a CDS encoding Rrf2 family transcriptional regulator, with product MVFSKSFGYALRSILYVGMANKQQGRIQLDEIADALGLPRYFLGKIMRRLAQQGILDSDKGHKGGFSFNKNTLGTTLAELVEATGETEDADTCALRLKKCNALHPCPLHHDILVIRQRWNGLLEAKTIGHLLQKEDPDFLRSIAL from the coding sequence ATGGTATTTTCGAAATCATTTGGTTACGCATTACGAAGCATCCTGTATGTGGGGATGGCCAACAAGCAGCAAGGCAGGATCCAGCTGGATGAAATTGCCGATGCCCTGGGCCTGCCCCGTTATTTCCTGGGTAAGATCATGCGGCGGCTGGCGCAGCAGGGTATCCTGGATTCCGACAAAGGACATAAGGGGGGCTTTTCTTTCAATAAGAATACATTGGGCACCACCCTGGCGGAACTGGTAGAGGCCACCGGTGAAACCGAAGACGCGGATACCTGCGCCCTTCGCCTGAAAAAATGCAACGCCTTGCATCCCTGCCCGCTGCACCATGATATACTGGTCATCCGCCAGCGCTGGAACGGGCTGCTGGAAGCCAAAACGATCGGGCACCTGCTGCAAAAAGAAGACCCGGATTTTTTAAGAAGTATTGCCCTGTAA
- a CDS encoding alpha-L-fucosidase — protein MKQLLLLLLSTSCLFTVAQRPPAPYGVLPSSAQLRWHELEIYGLVHWGLNTYTDKEWGYGDEDPALLQPTAFDARQIVAAAKAGGLKGLVVVAKHHDGFCLWPTQTTTHNIRKSPWKNGQGDILREYRNACDALGMQLGFYCSPWDRNAASYGSAAYVDMYKAQLKELYSQYGPLFMSWHDGANGGDGYYGGARTRRTIDRSAYYGWDSIWALTRKMQPGAVIFGDVGPDVRWVGNEKGFAGETSWATYTPLAPEKGKLPANGFIIESEAVTGTRDGRYWMPAECDVPLRPGWFYHSAEDDKVRSREMLIDLYFKSVGRGACLDLGLAPDRRGQLHANDVAVLAAFGKWQQQTFARNLLAGAWFSASNIRGRSHKKYGAGLLTDNDRYSYWATDDKVLQAELEAQMDSITTFNVIRLRENIKLGQRIRAVEIDSWENGAWRTIAWAGSIGANRLIRLPGRVSTNRIRLRITDAAASIALSDLGLFLEP, from the coding sequence ATGAAACAACTCCTGCTGCTCCTGCTGAGTACGTCCTGCCTTTTTACTGTTGCGCAACGGCCTCCTGCCCCTTACGGTGTTTTACCTTCCTCTGCCCAGCTGCGCTGGCATGAGCTGGAGATCTATGGCCTGGTGCATTGGGGACTGAATACCTATACTGACAAGGAATGGGGCTATGGCGATGAAGATCCTGCGCTATTGCAACCTACCGCTTTTGATGCCCGGCAGATAGTGGCTGCTGCCAAAGCCGGTGGTCTGAAAGGACTTGTGGTAGTGGCCAAGCACCACGATGGTTTTTGTTTATGGCCTACACAGACTACAACACATAATATCCGCAAAAGCCCCTGGAAGAACGGGCAGGGTGATATACTTCGTGAATACCGGAATGCCTGTGATGCATTGGGGATGCAACTGGGTTTTTATTGTTCGCCCTGGGACAGGAATGCGGCCAGCTATGGCAGTGCGGCCTATGTGGATATGTATAAGGCACAGCTGAAAGAATTGTATAGCCAGTATGGTCCGCTGTTCATGTCCTGGCATGATGGCGCCAATGGCGGTGATGGCTATTATGGCGGAGCCAGGACCCGGCGGACCATTGACCGGTCTGCCTATTACGGATGGGACAGTATCTGGGCGCTCACGAGAAAGATGCAGCCTGGGGCTGTGATCTTTGGGGATGTGGGACCGGATGTACGATGGGTAGGCAATGAAAAAGGCTTTGCCGGCGAAACCAGCTGGGCTACCTATACGCCACTGGCGCCGGAAAAAGGTAAGCTGCCGGCCAATGGATTTATCATTGAATCGGAAGCGGTGACCGGTACAAGGGATGGCCGCTACTGGATGCCGGCGGAATGTGATGTGCCGTTGCGACCGGGCTGGTTCTATCATTCAGCGGAGGATGATAAGGTCAGATCGCGGGAGATGCTGATCGATCTGTATTTCAAAAGTGTTGGCCGGGGCGCCTGCCTGGACCTGGGGCTGGCCCCGGACCGGCGCGGGCAGCTGCATGCCAATGATGTGGCAGTGCTGGCGGCTTTTGGCAAATGGCAGCAGCAGACCTTTGCCCGTAATCTCCTGGCCGGTGCCTGGTTTTCAGCCAGCAATATCCGGGGGCGGTCCCATAAAAAATATGGCGCCGGTTTGCTGACCGACAACGACCGGTACAGTTACTGGGCTACAGATGATAAAGTGTTGCAGGCGGAGTTGGAGGCACAGATGGATTCCATAACCACCTTCAATGTGATCCGACTGCGGGAGAATATCAAACTGGGTCAGCGGATCCGTGCGGTGGAGATCGACAGCTGGGAAAATGGCGCCTGGCGCACCATTGCATGGGCCGGCAGTATTGGCGCCAACCGGTTGATCCGGCTGCCAGGGCGGGTCAGCACCAACCGGATCAGGCTGCGGATCACGGATGCAGCCGCCAGTATTGCCCTCAGTGATCTCGGCCTGTTCCTGGAGCCCTGA
- a CDS encoding UvrD-helicase domain-containing protein: protein MIRFYNAGAGSGKTYTLSNDLAKFLLEQEGRPAEVILTTFSRKSAEELKERVRKTLLEKGAPAKAAEMSNALIGTVNAVCSQLVSRYAFEIGFPTELKVMDDLSTTVFFDEFLNYAVDHDMFEKLNRSCQLFSAYDSRDEGRPNSRDTLKPSWPGMVKRLASRFRAYAFEQADAERSKEAAVEAARKFLLTRSKYSVKQLWKALEAPMEPPDPKAIKQQDTKKTLPGIEELRRKAGNKEQASWSQFAAAGTELSVSLRKAAPKLNDLVTLCATYHQTTEFAADYIEFIEQLYDTAYSLIKGYQEYKQERGLIDFADQELLFLQMLETNKVVQREIAASFRLVMVDEFQDSSPVQLAIFNKLKELVENSVWVGDPKQAIYGFRDSDAALFNSALEGVAKASPKNIIPLPNSYRSRPAIVDAVNTVFTGMFKGILKKEHIELTASAERKKLEKQANGFDQPAIQLNIHNDTRQENYFASLALYIRNVLQSGRRVYDKKEGGFRAIRGGDIALLFRSNGLVMEMAEQLRAQGIPVSCASEGLQEQAEILWVRCLLRLLINPGDSLAIAQLSILENAFTDVGSMLAARLQYLQEKEPVKKWSAFSAVAKTIEGQYGLFAQMPLVQAVSHLVTASDLPRYCHRWGDAAQRISNVNKVIELAVTYQEQCYVAGHAASFSGFLEHLCNDIQLPPVDSADAVTAMTVHKSKGLEWPMVVLVKLDTPIDDSRVLFNTIHVVPAKKSKAGPLLKGQTIVFLPWPFAATQKIERVSADLAENCAPLDASLQAFNKYRQEEDRLLYVAMTRARDYLVLPYYKKSSGCCIESADRFQASPLFTEEHWEQVKGKATEKPAVMTMGGHKIQVLSVPAFIEELGTNQKASQQDIRYYTAYSRPGDATYGRRYMTPSHSETPETVAVRLLSFRQPLLTLTNLPDTDYALMGNAVHQAFASWNPALEEQERRDRVAGILSRSGLQRHIDAIELETRFGLFSQFITETYSPVLWARELPLSAVTPDNGQVTVGVADLVLQTADGLVLVDHKTFPGHFDSMALELTHEHYAGRYAGQLNHYKAMLEQATGQRVRALLLHYVVQGRLVELSAE, encoded by the coding sequence ATGATCAGATTTTACAATGCCGGCGCCGGTTCCGGTAAAACATATACCCTCAGCAACGATCTCGCAAAATTCCTATTGGAGCAGGAAGGTCGTCCCGCTGAAGTGATCCTGACCACTTTCTCCCGTAAATCGGCCGAAGAACTGAAGGAGCGGGTACGCAAGACGCTGCTGGAAAAAGGCGCTCCTGCCAAGGCTGCGGAGATGTCCAATGCACTGATCGGTACGGTCAATGCTGTTTGCAGCCAGCTGGTATCCAGGTATGCTTTTGAGATCGGCTTTCCCACCGAGCTGAAAGTGATGGATGACCTGTCTACCACCGTGTTCTTTGATGAGTTCCTTAACTATGCGGTAGACCATGATATGTTTGAAAAGCTGAACCGTTCCTGTCAACTGTTCTCCGCCTATGACAGCCGGGATGAGGGCCGGCCCAATTCCCGCGATACCCTGAAACCTTCCTGGCCCGGTATGGTGAAGCGATTGGCCAGTCGCTTCCGCGCCTATGCCTTTGAGCAGGCCGATGCGGAAAGATCTAAAGAAGCTGCTGTGGAGGCGGCCCGGAAATTCCTGCTCACCAGGTCCAAGTATTCCGTTAAACAATTATGGAAGGCACTGGAAGCGCCTATGGAGCCGCCAGATCCAAAAGCCATCAAACAACAGGATACTAAAAAAACGCTTCCCGGCATTGAAGAACTGAGAAGAAAGGCGGGCAACAAAGAGCAGGCCAGCTGGTCGCAGTTTGCCGCCGCCGGTACAGAGCTGTCGGTTTCCCTCCGGAAAGCAGCTCCCAAACTGAACGACCTGGTGACCCTTTGCGCCACGTATCACCAGACCACTGAATTTGCAGCGGACTATATTGAGTTCATTGAACAGCTCTATGACACGGCTTACTCGCTGATCAAAGGTTACCAGGAATACAAGCAGGAGCGTGGTCTGATAGACTTTGCCGACCAGGAGCTGCTGTTCCTCCAGATGCTGGAGACCAACAAAGTGGTGCAGCGGGAAATAGCGGCCAGTTTCAGACTGGTGATGGTGGATGAGTTCCAGGACAGCAGCCCCGTGCAGCTGGCTATTTTCAATAAGCTGAAAGAACTGGTGGAGAACTCCGTTTGGGTAGGCGATCCCAAACAGGCCATCTATGGTTTCCGGGATTCCGATGCAGCCCTTTTCAACAGCGCCCTGGAAGGCGTAGCAAAAGCATCTCCCAAAAATATTATTCCATTGCCCAATAGCTACCGCTCCCGGCCAGCTATTGTGGACGCCGTTAATACTGTCTTCACCGGTATGTTCAAAGGCATACTGAAGAAAGAGCATATTGAGCTGACCGCCTCCGCGGAAAGAAAAAAGCTGGAAAAGCAGGCCAATGGGTTTGATCAGCCTGCCATCCAGCTCAATATCCATAACGATACCAGACAGGAAAACTATTTTGCCTCCCTGGCGCTTTACATCAGAAATGTATTGCAGTCCGGCAGGCGGGTCTATGATAAAAAAGAGGGTGGCTTCCGGGCCATCCGTGGCGGGGACATTGCCCTGCTGTTCCGTTCTAATGGACTGGTTATGGAAATGGCGGAGCAGCTGCGGGCCCAGGGCATTCCGGTTTCCTGCGCTTCGGAAGGGTTGCAGGAGCAGGCGGAGATCCTCTGGGTGCGTTGCCTGCTGCGCCTGCTGATCAATCCCGGTGATTCCCTGGCCATTGCCCAGCTGAGCATTCTCGAAAATGCTTTTACCGATGTGGGATCCATGCTGGCCGCCCGCTTGCAATACTTGCAGGAAAAGGAACCGGTGAAGAAATGGTCCGCGTTTTCAGCAGTGGCCAAAACCATTGAAGGGCAATATGGGTTGTTTGCCCAGATGCCATTGGTACAGGCCGTGAGCCACCTGGTCACGGCCTCTGATCTGCCCCGTTATTGTCATCGCTGGGGTGATGCAGCACAAAGGATCTCCAATGTCAATAAAGTGATTGAGCTGGCAGTGACCTACCAGGAACAATGTTATGTGGCCGGACATGCGGCCAGCTTCTCCGGTTTCCTGGAGCATCTCTGTAATGATATCCAGCTGCCGCCGGTAGATAGCGCCGATGCGGTAACTGCCATGACCGTACACAAGTCCAAAGGGCTGGAATGGCCCATGGTAGTGCTGGTGAAACTGGACACGCCTATTGACGACAGCCGGGTGCTGTTCAATACCATCCATGTAGTGCCGGCTAAAAAAAGCAAGGCCGGTCCCTTGCTCAAAGGACAGACCATCGTTTTCCTGCCCTGGCCTTTTGCCGCCACCCAAAAAATAGAGCGGGTATCTGCGGACCTGGCGGAGAACTGTGCCCCGCTGGATGCCAGCCTGCAGGCGTTCAACAAATACCGGCAGGAAGAAGACCGCCTGTTGTATGTAGCTATGACCCGGGCCAGGGATTACCTGGTATTGCCTTATTATAAAAAATCATCCGGCTGCTGTATTGAGAGTGCGGACCGGTTCCAGGCTTCTCCCTTGTTTACAGAAGAACATTGGGAACAGGTAAAAGGAAAAGCCACCGAAAAGCCTGCTGTAATGACCATGGGCGGCCATAAGATCCAGGTGCTTTCTGTGCCGGCTTTTATTGAAGAATTGGGGACGAACCAAAAGGCTTCCCAACAGGACATCCGGTATTATACTGCGTACAGTCGTCCGGGCGATGCGACCTATGGCCGCCGATATATGACCCCTTCTCATTCGGAAACTCCGGAAACAGTGGCAGTCCGTTTATTGTCTTTCCGGCAACCGCTGCTGACGCTTACCAATCTCCCTGATACGGATTACGCCCTTATGGGCAATGCCGTTCACCAGGCTTTTGCTTCCTGGAACCCGGCACTGGAAGAACAGGAGCGCAGGGACAGGGTGGCCGGTATCCTGAGCAGGTCCGGCTTACAACGGCATATAGATGCCATTGAGCTGGAGACCAGGTTTGGCCTGTTCAGCCAGTTCATTACTGAAACCTACTCGCCCGTTCTATGGGCCAGGGAACTGCCCCTGTCGGCAGTAACGCCTGATAACGGGCAGGTGACTGTTGGCGTGGCCGACCTGGTACTGCAAACTGCGGACGGCCTGGTGCTGGTGGACCATAAAACCTTTCCGGGACATTTTGATAGCATGGCCCTGGAGCTTACCCATGAACATTATGCCGGTCGGTATGCAGGCCAGCTGAACCATTACAAGGCAATGCTGGAACAGGCTACCGGTCAAAGGGTACGGGCCCTGCTGCTGCATTATGTGGTGCAGGGGCGGCTGGTGGAGTTAAGTGCGGAGTAA
- a CDS encoding VOC family protein — MAKMNPYLNFDGKCEEAFNFYKSVFGGEFSDINRMNEAPGMELAENEKNRIMHMSLPIDGHTILMGSDILPSAGHVLKQGNNVYLSLHPESKEEADRLFNGLSEGGNVEMAMADTFWGAYFGSFQDKYGIHWMINQQH, encoded by the coding sequence ATGGCTAAAATGAATCCCTACTTGAATTTTGACGGCAAATGTGAGGAAGCCTTCAACTTTTATAAATCAGTGTTTGGCGGCGAATTTTCCGATATCAACCGGATGAATGAAGCGCCAGGAATGGAGCTGGCGGAAAACGAGAAAAACCGCATCATGCATATGTCCCTCCCCATTGACGGGCATACCATCCTGATGGGATCGGATATCCTGCCTTCCGCCGGCCATGTGCTGAAACAGGGCAACAATGTGTATCTGTCCCTGCACCCGGAAAGCAAGGAAGAAGCAGATCGCCTGTTCAATGGCCTGTCTGAAGGTGGGAATGTAGAAATGGCGATGGCTGATACTTTCTGGGGCGCCTATTTCGGCAGCTTCCAGGACAAGTATGGTATTCACTGGATGATCAACCAGCAGCATTAA
- a CDS encoding hemolysin family protein, translating into MTFDIFLTIFLVLLNGFFVAAEFAIVKVRSTQLSSMKTVSKNVTGVAQTILRNLDGYLAATQLGITLASLGLGWVGEEVTTRAILNIFHSLNIQMAESTAHKVAIPIAFAVITVLHIVFGELAPKSLAIRKPAPTTLFVAIPLRAFYFVFRPFIWLLNGFANIILRILGIPPLKENDVHSEEELRLIISESQEGGAIEESERELIQNVFDFDNRRVREIMTNRKDIILLNAATPVSELVDITIREGYSRYPVYQHTIDEVVGVINTKDLYTNFHQRKMETVQPILRKALFVPENMKIKDLLRNFQQTKQQLAVVTNEFGTMAGIVTMEDILEELVGEIQDEHDQEQPIVQQLDDTSFLVDAHEYIQDINKYLPAPLPLDDNYETLSGLILDKLKGIPDEGRVLQTEDYQIHIVKVHRHSIEKARLVLRN; encoded by the coding sequence ATGACATTCGACATATTCCTGACCATTTTCCTGGTTTTATTGAATGGTTTTTTCGTGGCGGCAGAATTTGCGATCGTAAAGGTCCGGTCTACCCAGCTGAGCAGCATGAAGACGGTCTCGAAGAATGTAACGGGCGTAGCCCAGACCATCCTGCGTAACCTGGATGGTTACCTGGCCGCCACCCAGTTGGGTATTACCCTGGCCTCCCTGGGCCTGGGCTGGGTAGGTGAAGAGGTCACCACACGCGCTATCCTCAATATCTTTCATTCCCTGAATATCCAGATGGCTGAATCCACTGCGCACAAGGTGGCCATCCCCATCGCTTTTGCCGTGATCACCGTCCTGCATATTGTATTCGGTGAGCTGGCCCCCAAATCGCTGGCCATCCGCAAACCGGCCCCCACTACCCTTTTTGTGGCCATTCCCCTGCGGGCTTTCTATTTCGTCTTCAGGCCCTTTATCTGGCTGCTGAACGGTTTTGCCAATATCATCCTGCGCATACTGGGTATTCCGCCGCTCAAAGAAAATGATGTGCATTCGGAAGAAGAGCTGCGGCTCATCATCTCCGAAAGCCAGGAAGGCGGTGCCATTGAAGAAAGCGAAAGGGAACTGATCCAGAACGTATTTGATTTTGATAACCGGCGCGTGCGGGAGATCATGACCAACCGGAAGGATATTATCCTGCTCAATGCCGCCACACCGGTATCTGAACTGGTGGATATTACCATCCGCGAAGGGTATTCCCGTTACCCGGTATACCAGCATACCATTGATGAAGTGGTAGGTGTTATCAATACCAAGGACCTGTACACCAACTTCCACCAGCGAAAGATGGAGACGGTACAGCCCATCCTGCGCAAAGCCCTTTTTGTGCCGGAGAATATGAAGATCAAAGACCTGCTGCGCAATTTCCAGCAAACCAAACAGCAGCTGGCTGTTGTGACCAACGAGTTTGGTACTATGGCCGGCATTGTGACCATGGAAGATATCCTGGAAGAACTGGTGGGTGAGATCCAGGATGAGCACGACCAGGAGCAGCCCATTGTACAGCAGCTGGATGATACCAGCTTCCTGGTAGACGCCCATGAATATATCCAGGACATTAACAAATACCTACCCGCGCCTTTGCCGCTGGACGATAATTATGAAACCCTTTCCGGCCTGATCCTCGATAAGCTCAAAGGCATCCCTGATGAAGGCCGGGTCTTACAGACGGAAGACTACCAGATCCATATTGTAAAAGTACACCGGCATAGTATTGAGAAGGCCAGGCTGGTGCTGCGCAACTAA
- a CDS encoding SRPBCC family protein, whose protein sequence is METKATTVITVKTTLNAPVATAWESWNEPKHITQWCAASEDWHAPKAENDLREGGRFTTRMEAKDGSFGFDFGGVYTKVIPHQLIEYTMDDNRKVSIAFNQQGNATEIVESFDAEKENPEDMQQAGWQAILDNYKNYTEQL, encoded by the coding sequence ATGGAAACAAAAGCCACCACCGTTATCACTGTAAAGACAACCCTCAACGCGCCTGTAGCTACAGCCTGGGAAAGTTGGAACGAACCAAAGCATATCACGCAATGGTGTGCAGCATCAGAAGACTGGCATGCCCCCAAAGCCGAAAACGACCTGCGCGAAGGCGGCCGCTTCACTACCCGCATGGAAGCCAAGGACGGTAGCTTTGGATTTGATTTTGGCGGTGTATACACCAAAGTGATCCCTCACCAGCTGATTGAATATACCATGGATGACAACCGTAAGGTCAGCATCGCCTTCAACCAGCAGGGCAATGCTACTGAGATAGTAGAATCCTTTGATGCAGAAAAAGAAAATCCGGAAGATATGCAGCAGGCGGGCTGGCAGGCCATCCTGGACAATTATAAGAACTATACGGAGCAGCTGTAA
- the nosZ gene encoding Sec-dependent nitrous-oxide reductase, with product MKSRSVCSISLAILTLASCWMMPSCKPKGTQAATGGDAAEKVYVAPGKYDEFYNFVSGGFSGQLSVYGIPSGRLLRVIPVFSVDPEKGYGYSEESKPMLNTSNGFIPWDDLHHVAISTTNSEHDGRWVFANGNNTPRIARIDLKTFRTAEIIEIPNSAGNHSSPFITENTEYVVAGTRFSVPIGDKVDVPINTYKENFKGTVSFIGVDKTTGKLNLSFQILTPGINFDLARAGKGRSAGWFFFSCYNSEKANTLLEVNASQKDKDFIMAVNWKKAEEYARAGKGQKKAVKYAHNTYDEKTHMATSTMEQEVIVLDPADCPDMVYFMPCPKSPHGCDTDPTGEYIVGSGKLAATIPVFSFQKIQDAIAAKNYDGEYDGIPVLKYDAVLYGEVEKPGLGPLHTEFDGKGNAYTSFFVSSEVVKWSLKDLKVLDRAPTYYSVGHLSIPGGPTKKPHGKYLIAYNKITKDRFLPTGPELAQSAQLYDISGDKIKLLLDFPTIGEPHYAEAIPAEMIVKNSQKIYKIEENQNPYAAKGDNFARVERKGKDLHVYMTSIRSHFTPDNIEGAQVGDNVYFHVTNLEQDWDIPHGFAVKGANNAELLIMPGETQTLKWVPEKPGVFPIYCTDFCSALHQEMQGYIRVSPAGSNVPITFSTGKTEPAPAEQKQ from the coding sequence ATGAAATCCCGCTCAGTCTGTTCAATCTCCCTGGCCATCCTGACGCTTGCCAGTTGCTGGATGATGCCTTCCTGTAAGCCCAAAGGGACACAGGCCGCTACCGGTGGCGATGCCGCCGAAAAGGTCTATGTGGCTCCCGGTAAATATGACGAATTCTACAATTTTGTGTCCGGCGGTTTCAGCGGACAGCTATCCGTGTACGGTATCCCTTCCGGACGCCTGTTACGCGTGATCCCTGTTTTCTCCGTTGACCCTGAAAAAGGTTACGGATACAGCGAAGAATCCAAACCCATGCTGAATACTTCCAATGGATTTATTCCCTGGGACGATCTTCACCATGTAGCCATCTCCACCACCAACAGTGAGCATGATGGTCGCTGGGTATTTGCCAACGGCAACAATACCCCACGCATTGCGCGGATAGACCTGAAGACCTTCCGCACTGCCGAGATCATCGAGATCCCCAACAGCGCGGGTAACCACTCTTCGCCCTTTATTACCGAAAACACCGAATATGTAGTAGCAGGCACCCGCTTCAGCGTGCCCATAGGTGATAAGGTGGATGTACCCATCAATACCTACAAAGAGAATTTCAAAGGCACGGTAAGTTTTATCGGGGTAGATAAGACCACCGGTAAACTGAACCTGTCCTTCCAGATCCTCACGCCCGGGATCAACTTCGACCTGGCCCGCGCCGGCAAAGGAAGATCCGCCGGCTGGTTCTTCTTCAGCTGCTATAATTCCGAGAAAGCCAATACCCTCCTGGAAGTGAACGCTTCCCAGAAAGACAAGGACTTTATCATGGCCGTAAACTGGAAAAAAGCCGAAGAGTATGCCCGTGCAGGGAAAGGCCAGAAAAAAGCCGTTAAGTATGCACACAATACCTACGACGAAAAAACACATATGGCGACTTCCACCATGGAACAGGAAGTCATTGTGCTGGACCCTGCTGATTGCCCGGATATGGTGTATTTTATGCCCTGTCCCAAATCGCCCCACGGTTGTGATACTGATCCCACCGGTGAATACATTGTTGGTTCCGGTAAACTGGCCGCCACCATCCCTGTATTCTCTTTCCAAAAGATCCAGGACGCCATTGCCGCCAAAAACTACGATGGCGAATATGATGGCATCCCTGTACTGAAATATGATGCCGTACTCTACGGTGAAGTAGAGAAACCAGGCCTGGGCCCCCTCCACACTGAATTTGACGGCAAGGGTAATGCCTACACTTCCTTCTTCGTATCCAGCGAAGTGGTGAAATGGAGCCTGAAAGACCTGAAAGTGCTGGACCGTGCGCCTACTTATTATTCTGTAGGTCACCTCAGCATCCCCGGCGGTCCCACCAAAAAACCGCATGGCAAATACCTGATCGCCTATAACAAGATCACCAAGGACCGCTTCCTGCCCACCGGCCCCGAGCTGGCGCAGAGCGCCCAGCTGTATGATATCAGCGGTGATAAGATCAAGCTGCTGCTGGATTTCCCCACCATCGGCGAGCCGCACTATGCAGAAGCGATCCCCGCCGAAATGATCGTAAAGAACAGCCAGAAGATCTATAAGATCGAAGAGAACCAGAACCCCTACGCAGCCAAGGGTGATAACTTCGCCCGCGTAGAACGGAAGGGTAAGGATCTTCATGTGTACATGACTTCCATCCGCTCGCACTTCACGCCGGATAATATTGAAGGCGCACAGGTGGGCGATAATGTCTACTTCCATGTTACCAACCTGGAGCAGGACTGGGATATACCGCATGGCTTTGCCGTCAAAGGCGCCAACAACGCAGAATTGCTCATCATGCCCGGCGAAACACAGACCCTGAAATGGGTGCCTGAAAAACCCGGCGTGTTCCCCATCTACTGTACGGATTTCTGTTCAGCGCTTCACCAGGAAATGCAAGGGTACATACGGGTAAGCCCTGCAGGTTCCAATGTTCCTATTACCTTCAGTACCGGTAAAACGGAACCAGCGCCTGCTGAACAAAAACAATAG
- a CDS encoding helix-turn-helix domain-containing protein, whose translation MKATLYQPGPALSRYVDNYMIVDIDWTRDLQEYAVWRLIPFGQTTMLFLFGDPHQYSLLGPQEGMQDTARAFLVGQLTRPIWLKFSGHTRLFKIQFRSAGIRQLLPFNMQELTNVASLELDSIWGNPVQQLLEKLYEAPTDPARVNEVDQFLLQRLSPASNLVDYVDYTIHQLINNGGNLSIQSLEKQLGISSRQLERLFRAKVGLPPKELGRIIRLNQAISRLRQDSSISLFQLSHAAGYFDQAHFSRDFKNIAGVAPSKLFSASASELFVTNGKCFVA comes from the coding sequence ATGAAAGCAACGCTTTACCAACCCGGACCTGCCCTCAGCAGGTACGTGGACAATTACATGATCGTAGACATCGACTGGACCCGCGATCTCCAGGAGTATGCCGTCTGGCGGCTGATCCCTTTTGGACAGACCACCATGCTCTTTCTCTTCGGCGATCCGCACCAGTACAGTCTCCTGGGTCCACAGGAAGGCATGCAGGATACCGCCAGGGCCTTCCTGGTAGGACAACTCACCCGCCCTATCTGGCTCAAATTTTCCGGACATACCCGCCTGTTCAAGATCCAGTTTCGCTCCGCCGGTATCCGGCAGCTGCTGCCTTTTAATATGCAGGAACTGACCAACGTGGCCAGCCTGGAACTGGATAGCATCTGGGGAAACCCGGTACAGCAGCTGCTGGAAAAACTATATGAAGCTCCCACCGATCCCGCAAGAGTAAACGAAGTGGACCAGTTCCTGCTGCAACGCCTCTCCCCTGCATCCAACCTGGTGGACTATGTAGACTATACCATCCATCAGCTGATAAACAATGGCGGCAATCTTTCTATTCAATCCCTGGAAAAACAGCTGGGCATCAGCAGCAGGCAGCTGGAAAGATTGTTCCGCGCCAAAGTAGGGCTGCCACCCAAAGAACTGGGCAGGATCATCCGGCTGAACCAGGCCATCAGCAGGCTCAGGCAGGACAGCAGTATTTCCCTTTTCCAGCTATCGCATGCAGCCGGCTATTTTGACCAGGCGCATTTCAGCCGCGACTTCAAGAACATCGCCGGCGTAGCACCTTCCAAACTATTTTCCGCCAGCGCTTCAGAATTATTTGTCACCAACGGCAAATGTTTTGTTGCGTAA
- a CDS encoding c-type cytochrome translates to MKRLLFSLSVLGTASVLLFACQEGVKKDPKPVDLKDLTANQTEVHGDLVKESDIILKTPLDAPMVTAGKATYELKCQSCHRLSGEKLVGPGWKEITTRRKPVWIMNMILNVDIMLEKDTAAQALLEQCMVRMPNQNITKEQGREVLEFMRSNDGVK, encoded by the coding sequence ATGAAACGCTTGCTGTTCTCGCTCTCCGTTTTGGGTACTGCATCGGTCCTGCTCTTCGCCTGCCAGGAAGGGGTGAAGAAAGACCCGAAACCCGTGGATCTCAAAGACCTCACCGCCAACCAGACTGAAGTGCATGGGGACCTGGTCAAAGAATCCGATATCATCCTCAAAACGCCGCTGGACGCCCCCATGGTAACAGCAGGCAAAGCCACCTACGAACTCAAATGCCAGTCCTGCCACCGCCTCTCCGGAGAAAAACTGGTAGGGCCGGGCTGGAAAGAAATTACTACCCGCAGAAAACCGGTATGGATCATGAACATGATCCTCAATGTGGACATCATGCTGGAAAAAGACACGGCTGCACAGGCCTTGCTGGAACAGTGTATGGTAAGGATGCCCAACCAGAATATCACCAAAGAGCAGGGCAGGGAAGTACTGGAGTTTATGCGTAGTAACGATGGTGTAAAATAA